In one window of Bizionia sp. M204 DNA:
- the rpsT gene encoding 30S ribosomal protein S20 codes for MANHKSALKRIRSNESKRLVNKYKHKTTRNAIKKLRDTTDKKQAQELFVDVSSMIDKLAKKNIIHANKAANLKSGLAMHIASL; via the coding sequence ATGGCAAATCACAAGTCAGCGTTAAAGAGAATTAGAAGTAACGAATCTAAACGTTTAGTTAATAAATATAAGCATAAGACAACGCGTAATGCAATTAAAAAATTGCGTGACACGACTGATAAGAAGCAAGCTCAAGAATTGTTTGTTGATGTATCGTCTATGATTGATAAATTAGCGAAGAAAAATATTATACATGCTAATAAAGCTGCCAACTTAAAGTCTGGTTTAGCTATGCACATAGCTTCTTTATAA
- the rho gene encoding transcription termination factor Rho produces MFEISQLKAMKLPELQEIAQKLNVPKYRSLKKLDLVYQILDQQAANPKAVKEVVPSEKKSESPTEKPVEKAPRKRVQKPARENKPSAERTKEPTAQTSVKDSSKDSTKESSTQKPAPEKSKTPQKQNKPNPRPKSNQPQKRDDKNGNTRDDKQKDNRTQNQKHDKKNNGNKDTRNRYREPDFEFDAIIESEGVLDIMQDGYGFLRSSDYNYLSSPDDIYVSQSQIRLFGLKVGDTVLGNVRPPKEGEKYFPLIKVIRINGQSPEVVRDRVSFEHLTPLFPQEKFNIAEKQSTISTRIMDLFSPIGKGQRGMIVSQPKTGKTMLLKDVANAIAANHPEVYQMILLIDERPEEVTDMQRNVRGEVIASTFDKEAHEHVKIANIVLEKAKRLVECGHDVVILLDSITRLARAYNSVQPASGKILSGGVDANALHKPKRFFGAARNIENGGSLTIIATALTETGSKMDEVIFEEFKGTGNMELQLDRKISNRRIFPAIDLTSSSTRRDDILLDETTIQRMWVMRKYLADMNPVEAMEFINERFKQTKNNEEFLISMNG; encoded by the coding sequence ATGTTTGAAATATCTCAATTAAAAGCAATGAAGCTACCTGAATTACAGGAAATAGCTCAAAAACTGAACGTTCCAAAATATCGTTCATTAAAAAAATTAGATTTAGTTTATCAAATTTTAGACCAACAAGCTGCCAACCCAAAAGCGGTAAAAGAAGTTGTTCCTTCTGAAAAAAAATCTGAAAGCCCAACAGAAAAACCTGTTGAAAAAGCACCTAGAAAACGCGTACAGAAACCTGCTCGCGAAAACAAACCTAGTGCAGAACGCACAAAAGAACCTACGGCTCAAACCAGTGTAAAAGATTCTAGTAAGGACAGCACAAAAGAAAGCAGCACACAAAAACCTGCTCCAGAAAAGTCTAAAACGCCTCAAAAACAAAACAAACCTAACCCGAGACCAAAGTCAAATCAGCCACAGAAACGTGATGACAAAAATGGCAATACGCGCGATGATAAGCAAAAGGATAATCGGACTCAAAACCAGAAACACGACAAAAAGAATAACGGTAATAAAGATACACGGAATCGCTACAGAGAACCCGACTTTGAGTTTGATGCTATTATAGAAAGTGAAGGTGTTTTAGACATTATGCAAGATGGTTACGGTTTTTTACGGTCATCCGATTACAACTATTTATCCTCTCCTGATGATATTTATGTATCCCAATCGCAAATTCGTTTATTTGGTTTAAAAGTAGGAGATACGGTTTTAGGAAATGTAAGACCTCCAAAAGAGGGTGAAAAATATTTTCCACTTATAAAAGTTATTCGCATTAATGGTCAAAGTCCAGAAGTGGTAAGAGACCGCGTTTCTTTTGAGCATTTAACACCGTTATTTCCGCAAGAAAAATTTAATATAGCAGAAAAGCAAAGTACCATTTCAACACGAATCATGGATTTGTTTTCGCCTATTGGAAAAGGTCAACGTGGTATGATTGTATCACAACCTAAGACTGGTAAAACCATGTTATTAAAGGACGTGGCAAATGCCATTGCAGCCAATCACCCAGAGGTTTACCAAATGATTCTTTTAATTGATGAACGTCCAGAAGAAGTAACAGACATGCAACGCAATGTTCGCGGAGAAGTTATTGCCTCTACCTTTGATAAAGAAGCGCATGAACACGTAAAAATTGCTAACATTGTTTTAGAAAAAGCAAAACGTTTGGTAGAATGCGGACATGATGTGGTTATTTTATTAGATTCCATTACACGTTTAGCACGAGCCTACAACTCGGTACAACCAGCATCTGGTAAAATATTAAGTGGTGGTGTGGATGCTAATGCGCTACACAAACCAAAACGTTTCTTTGGTGCGGCTCGAAATATTGAAAATGGTGGGTCATTAACGATAATTGCTACGGCATTAACAGAAACAGGATCTAAAATGGATGAAGTTATCTTTGAAGAATTTAAAGGTACTGGTAATATGGAGCTACAATTAGATAGGAAAATATCGAATCGTCGTATTTTCCCTGCCATTGATTTAACATCTTCAAGCACGCGTCGTGATGATATTTTATTAGACGAAACAACAATACAAAGAATGTGGGTAATGCGTAAATACTTAGCAGATATGAATCCTGTTGAAGCTATGGAGTTTATCAACGAACGTTTTAAACAAACTAAAAATAATGAGGAGTTTTTAATCTCTATGAATGGTTAA
- a CDS encoding DUF4293 domain-containing protein: MLQRIQTLYLLLAAVVSGGLIGVFELWTTPEDVKVFAMDINYIVIMFIVSAALSLISITRFKSRKSQFMLGRLNIILNFILLGLFVYLSLNLSGETVVSEKGIGIFLPIVSIVLLALANKAIKKDEDLVKSVDRLR; the protein is encoded by the coding sequence ATGCTTCAAAGAATTCAAACTTTATATTTATTATTGGCTGCTGTAGTTTCAGGTGGTTTAATTGGTGTGTTTGAATTATGGACCACGCCAGAAGATGTAAAAGTGTTTGCAATGGATATTAATTATATTGTAATTATGTTTATTGTATCGGCAGCATTATCACTTATCTCCATAACAAGATTTAAAAGTAGGAAGTCGCAATTTATGTTGGGACGACTGAACATCATATTAAACTTTATTTTACTAGGATTATTTGTGTATCTGTCTCTAAACTTATCTGGAGAAACGGTTGTTTCTGAGAAGGGTATTGGGATTTTTCTTCCAATTGTTTCTATCGTGTTATTAGCGTTAGCTAATAAGGCCATCAAAAAGGATGAAGATCTTGTAAAATCTGTAGATCGATTACGATAA
- a CDS encoding metallophosphoesterase: MTKILLLSDTHSYMDDDVLKYVKQADEVWHAGDIGDLKVTDAIKALKPLKAVYGNIDDEKARMEFPLDNRFMCEEVDVWITHIGGYPNKYNVRIREMIKENPPRIFISGHSHILKVMPDKKLNLIHMNPGAIGKHGFHQVRTMLRFTIDGKKIENLEVIEFKK; this comes from the coding sequence ATGACAAAAATACTCCTACTTTCCGATACCCACAGTTATATGGATGATGACGTTTTAAAATACGTAAAACAAGCAGATGAAGTTTGGCATGCTGGTGATATTGGCGACTTAAAAGTTACCGATGCTATTAAAGCGTTAAAACCATTAAAAGCCGTTTATGGCAATATAGATGATGAAAAAGCCCGAATGGAATTCCCATTAGACAACCGCTTTATGTGCGAAGAGGTTGATGTTTGGATAACCCATATTGGTGGTTATCCGAATAAATACAATGTTAGGATTCGGGAGATGATCAAGGAAAATCCGCCACGTATTTTTATTTCAGGTCACTCGCATATTTTAAAAGTCATGCCAGACAAAAAACTCAATTTAATACATATGAACCCTGGTGCCATAGGCAAACACGGTTTTCATCAAGTACGAACCATGTTACGTTTTACAATTGATGGGAAAAAAATTGAAAATTTAGAGGTGATTGAATTTAAGAAATAA
- the truA gene encoding tRNA pseudouridine(38-40) synthase TruA has translation MRYFIALSYNGKDYHGWQNQPNAISVQEVIEKALSTLLGQETPIVGAGRTDAGVHAKNMFAHFDTDVVFENENLCYRLNALLPKDVAIQHIFPVAPDAHARFHATSRTYLYRIALEKNAFNFESAYFIKQKLDIPKMQAAAESLLNYKDFQCFSKTNTDVKTYNCTIMNVHFEQVDDELHFTIQADRFLRNMVRAIVGTLINIGLGKINESDLHTIIQSKNRQEAGYSVPAHGLYLIHISYPETIKNGN, from the coding sequence TTGAGATATTTTATAGCGCTTTCATATAACGGAAAAGATTACCATGGCTGGCAAAATCAGCCTAATGCTATTTCAGTTCAAGAGGTTATTGAAAAAGCGTTGTCTACATTATTAGGACAAGAAACACCTATTGTGGGAGCCGGAAGAACCGATGCAGGAGTGCATGCCAAAAACATGTTCGCGCATTTTGATACAGATGTTGTTTTTGAAAACGAGAATCTGTGTTACAGACTCAATGCGTTATTGCCTAAAGATGTAGCTATTCAGCATATATTTCCTGTAGCACCGGACGCGCATGCGCGTTTTCATGCTACAAGTAGAACCTATTTATATAGAATAGCTTTAGAGAAAAACGCTTTTAATTTTGAAAGCGCCTATTTTATAAAGCAAAAATTGGATATTCCAAAGATGCAAGCAGCGGCCGAAAGTTTATTAAACTATAAAGATTTTCAATGCTTTTCCAAAACAAATACCGATGTAAAGACGTATAATTGTACTATTATGAATGTGCATTTTGAACAGGTAGACGATGAATTACACTTTACCATTCAAGCCGATCGGTTTTTGCGTAATATGGTTCGGGCCATTGTTGGCACTTTAATAAATATTGGGTTGGGAAAAATTAATGAATCCGACCTACACACTATTATTCAATCTAAAAACAGACAAGAAGCAGGCTATTCCGTTCCAGCTCACGGTTTGTATTTAATTCATATTTCGTATCCAGAGACGATAAAAAATGGCAACTAA
- a CDS encoding ABC transporter ATP-binding protein, whose translation MATKTDNKLLDTNLLKKLVKFMKPYNKVFVGVLFVVILLALLSAARPYILQQAIDNNIATKTLEGFLPYILLMAALLLFEVISQLLFIFYASWLGQTVVKDIRVTLFNHMLRFKMKYYDNSSVGVLITRAVTDMERIAAIFGEGLFMIFRDLLTMIVVSAVMVYMNWQLSIIVFLMLPLVLYATRIFQKYMKKAFEEVRTEVSNLNSFVQERVTGMKILQLFTREDTEYKNFKIINERHKQGWLKTVWYNSIFFPIAELSSSITIGLIAWYGGLNAVVDDTATLGDLTAFIMMIPMLFRPLRQIADKFNTLQMGMVAANRVFKVLETTSQIDDTGTQVAAHFKGDIQFEKVHFSYVSDEEVLKGISLNVKAGDTIAIVGATGAGKSTIINLLNRFYEINKGVIKVDGTDIKEFTLASLRQQIAVVLQDVFLFADTILSNITLNNPSITEDDVIEAAKAIGIHEFIMTLPNGYHYNVKERGAMLSSGQRQLISFLRAYVTNPSILVLDEATSSVDSYSEQLIQNATDKITKNRTSIVIAHRLATIKKADQIIVMDAGKIVEQGTHSELLEKENGYYKNLHDVQFAKEEEVA comes from the coding sequence ATGGCAACTAAAACAGATAATAAATTATTAGATACCAATCTCCTTAAAAAGCTTGTGAAGTTCATGAAACCTTACAACAAGGTTTTTGTAGGTGTTCTTTTTGTGGTTATTTTATTAGCACTTCTAAGTGCTGCAAGACCATATATTTTACAGCAAGCTATTGATAATAATATAGCCACGAAAACCTTGGAAGGGTTTCTGCCTTATATTCTATTAATGGCAGCTTTATTATTGTTTGAAGTTATTAGTCAGTTGCTGTTTATATTTTATGCTAGCTGGTTAGGGCAAACTGTTGTTAAGGATATTCGGGTAACGCTATTTAACCACATGCTTCGTTTTAAAATGAAGTATTATGACAACTCGTCGGTAGGTGTTTTAATTACAAGAGCCGTAACGGATATGGAGCGAATTGCGGCTATTTTTGGCGAAGGTTTATTTATGATTTTCCGTGATTTGTTAACCATGATAGTCGTTTCAGCCGTAATGGTGTATATGAATTGGCAGTTGAGTATTATTGTGTTTTTAATGCTGCCTTTGGTTTTATATGCCACACGAATTTTTCAGAAGTATATGAAAAAGGCTTTTGAGGAAGTGCGTACGGAAGTTTCCAACCTAAACTCTTTTGTTCAAGAGCGTGTTACAGGCATGAAAATTTTACAGCTATTTACGCGAGAAGACACAGAATATAAAAACTTCAAAATAATAAATGAGCGTCATAAACAAGGTTGGCTAAAAACCGTTTGGTATAACTCTATATTTTTTCCAATTGCCGAATTATCATCATCTATTACCATAGGTTTAATAGCCTGGTATGGTGGTTTAAATGCCGTTGTGGATGATACCGCAACATTAGGAGATTTAACAGCATTTATCATGATGATTCCTATGTTATTTAGGCCATTGCGCCAAATAGCTGATAAATTTAATACACTACAAATGGGGATGGTTGCTGCCAATCGTGTGTTTAAAGTTTTAGAAACCACCTCGCAAATTGATGACACAGGAACGCAAGTTGCCGCTCATTTTAAAGGCGATATTCAATTTGAAAAGGTGCACTTTAGTTATGTTTCAGATGAAGAAGTGCTTAAAGGAATTTCTTTAAATGTAAAAGCAGGAGATACCATTGCTATTGTTGGAGCAACAGGAGCTGGAAAGTCAACCATTATTAATTTATTAAATCGCTTTTATGAGATAAACAAAGGCGTTATTAAAGTTGATGGTACCGATATAAAAGAATTCACATTAGCGTCTTTAAGACAACAAATTGCTGTGGTTTTACAGGATGTATTTTTGTTTGCGGATACTATTTTGAGCAACATTACTTTAAATAATCCAAGTATTACAGAGGATGATGTCATTGAAGCCGCTAAAGCAATCGGGATTCACGAATTTATTATGACCTTACCTAATGGGTACCATTATAACGTGAAGGAACGTGGCGCTATGTTATCATCGGGGCAGCGCCAACTGATTTCGTTTTTACGGGCCTATGTAACCAATCCGAGTATATTGGTTCTGGATGAGGCTACATCGTCTGTAGATTCTTATTCTGAACAACTAATTCAAAATGCGACAGATAAAATAACCAAAAACAGAACATCCATTGTTATTGCACATCGTTTGGCAACAATTAAAAAAGCAGATCAAATTATTGTTATGGACGCTGGAAAAATTGTAGAACAAGGAACGCATTCTGAACTTTTAGAAAAAGAGAATGGGTATTACAAAAATTTACACGACGTCCAATTTGCTAAAGAAGAAGAGGTAGCTTAA
- a CDS encoding diadenylate cyclase, whose protein sequence is MEIFDDLLKFTVIDIIDVVLVAALLYYVYKLVKGTVAINIFIGIVIIYLIFLVTETLQMKMLSKILGGFMSVGLIALIVVFQQEIRKFLLMVGSTNFSKRGKFFKQFKFLKTETENETDVETIISACIKMSSSKTGALIVLEHNNNLDFLTTTGDAMNITVTQPIIESIFFKNSPLHDGAIIISNNIVKATRVILPVNNDKILPSRFGLRHRAAVGITEKTDALALAVSEETGQIAYFKDGEFIRFEDTDELIELIRKDLT, encoded by the coding sequence TTGGAAATTTTTGACGACCTATTAAAATTTACCGTTATAGATATTATAGATGTTGTTCTTGTAGCAGCACTACTCTACTACGTTTATAAATTGGTAAAAGGCACAGTTGCTATCAACATTTTTATTGGTATTGTTATAATCTACCTCATTTTTTTGGTTACTGAAACCTTACAAATGAAAATGTTAAGCAAGATTTTGGGTGGTTTTATGAGTGTTGGACTAATTGCTTTAATAGTCGTTTTCCAACAGGAAATTAGAAAGTTTTTACTTATGGTAGGGTCCACTAATTTCAGTAAACGCGGGAAATTTTTTAAGCAATTTAAGTTTTTAAAAACGGAAACTGAAAATGAAACGGATGTGGAAACTATTATTTCGGCCTGTATTAAAATGAGTTCGTCTAAAACGGGAGCTTTAATTGTTTTAGAACACAATAATAATTTGGATTTCCTGACTACCACAGGTGATGCTATGAATATTACGGTAACGCAACCTATTATAGAAAGTATTTTTTTTAAAAATAGCCCGCTTCATGATGGTGCTATTATTATTTCGAATAATATTGTTAAAGCCACTCGTGTTATTTTACCGGTAAACAATGATAAAATTTTACCAAGTCGTTTTGGTTTACGTCACAGAGCTGCAGTAGGAATTACTGAAAAAACAGATGCTTTAGCATTAGCTGTTAGCGAAGAAACGGGTCAAATTGCCTATTTTAAGGATGGTGAGTTTATTAGGTTTGAAGACACGGATGAATTAATTGAATTGATTAGAAAAGACTTAACATAA
- the folP gene encoding dihydropteroate synthase has product MTINCQGNLIDLATPKVMGILNLTPDSFFDGGKYKNEHEVFSQVETMLHQGATFIDVGAYSSKPNASFVSETEELKRIIPVIQALVTEFPNVLLSVDTFRSEVAMASISAGAVMINDISAGKLDNQMLEVVGKLQVPYIMMHMRGTPQTMQTLTEYEALVKNILFYFSERVSAAKKHQITDIIIDPGFGFAKTREQNFTLLNHLEHFKMLEKLLLVGVSRKSMIYKTLESTANNALNGTTVLHTIALQKGANILRVHDVKEAMECIKLTNELN; this is encoded by the coding sequence ATGACCATTAACTGCCAAGGAAACCTAATTGATTTAGCTACACCAAAAGTCATGGGAATACTGAATTTAACACCAGACTCTTTCTTTGATGGTGGAAAATATAAAAACGAACACGAGGTGTTTTCTCAAGTGGAAACGATGCTTCACCAAGGCGCAACCTTTATTGATGTTGGTGCCTATAGTTCTAAACCAAATGCTAGTTTTGTAAGTGAAACGGAAGAGTTAAAAAGGATAATTCCAGTAATTCAAGCCCTTGTTACTGAATTTCCAAACGTTTTACTATCTGTTGATACCTTTCGGAGTGAAGTTGCTATGGCAAGTATTTCAGCAGGAGCTGTTATGATAAATGATATTTCGGCTGGTAAATTGGATAATCAAATGCTGGAAGTTGTGGGTAAACTGCAAGTTCCTTACATTATGATGCACATGCGTGGCACACCACAAACTATGCAAACCTTAACGGAATACGAGGCACTTGTAAAAAACATATTATTTTATTTTTCTGAACGTGTATCCGCGGCAAAAAAACATCAAATTACAGATATTATAATCGATCCTGGTTTTGGTTTTGCTAAAACACGGGAACAAAACTTTACGCTTTTAAATCATTTAGAACATTTTAAAATGCTTGAAAAACTCCTATTAGTAGGTGTTTCAAGAAAGTCTATGATATATAAAACATTAGAAAGCACGGCCAACAACGCCTTGAATGGTACAACTGTGTTGCATACAATTGCCTTGCAAAAAGGCGCCAACATCCTTCGGGTTCATGATGTAAAAGAAGCCATGGAATGCATTAAACTAACAAATGAATTGAATTAA
- a CDS encoding DUF1599 domain-containing protein, producing MPNTSQEYDAVISICRNLFEKKMSDYGSAWRILRLPSLTDQIFIKAQRIRGLQQNAVQKVDEGEVSEFIGIVNYCVMALIQIEKGVVEQPDLDTEEAVKLYTEKVALTKQLMMDKNHDYGEAWRDMRVSSLTDLILQKLLRVKQIENNQGKTLVSEGIDANYQDMINYAVFAMIHLGVAKN from the coding sequence ATGCCAAATACATCACAAGAATATGATGCTGTAATTTCTATTTGCAGAAACCTTTTCGAGAAAAAAATGTCAGATTATGGTAGCGCATGGCGTATTTTACGTTTGCCATCACTAACCGATCAGATTTTTATAAAAGCGCAACGCATTCGCGGTTTACAGCAAAATGCAGTTCAGAAAGTGGATGAAGGCGAAGTGAGTGAATTTATAGGCATTGTAAATTACTGTGTAATGGCATTGATTCAGATTGAAAAAGGTGTGGTAGAACAACCTGATTTAGATACGGAAGAGGCCGTAAAATTATACACAGAAAAAGTGGCTCTTACCAAACAACTTATGATGGATAAAAATCATGATTATGGTGAAGCTTGGCGTGATATGCGGGTGAGTAGTTTAACAGATTTAATCCTTCAAAAACTATTACGCGTTAAACAAATTGAAAACAACCAAGGAAAAACATTAGTAAGTGAAGGCATTGACGCTAATTATCAAGATATGATTAATTATGCCGTTTTTGCTATGATTCATTTGGGTGTAGCCAAAAATTAA
- a CDS encoding BT_3928 family protein — MKYIVAFSRIFVGVLFIISGFIKLNDPLGFSYKLQEYFGEGVLNLPFLEPYALIISILVVVFEVVLGVFLLIGYKPKFTIYSLLAMIVFFTFLTFYSAYFDKVKDCGCFGDALKLTPWESFTKDVVLLVFILILLVGIKYIKPLFGRPVITTAIALLSFLASLSFAYYVLMHLPAIDFRAYKVGANIQEGMTVPENAAKPVQEFTWTFNVNGAEEIFVTDGSYPSVDGEYVGVESKVIDPGYEPPVVDFSIETEDEDLTEYYLEKDKLIMIVMYNLATAEPDGVAKLKAFSDKALKNGYTVIGLSASGAAEKEQFKASHKLNFDFYLCDEKALKTVVRASPGIVKLEKGTVVQKAHWNDIEKIKL; from the coding sequence ATGAAATACATTGTAGCATTTAGTCGGATATTTGTAGGCGTACTTTTTATCATTTCAGGTTTCATTAAACTGAATGATCCACTTGGGTTTTCATATAAATTGCAGGAATATTTTGGCGAAGGTGTTTTAAATCTCCCTTTTTTAGAACCTTACGCATTAATTATTTCAATTCTTGTAGTTGTTTTTGAAGTCGTTTTAGGCGTTTTCTTACTCATTGGTTACAAACCTAAATTTACAATTTATAGTTTATTGGCTATGATTGTGTTTTTTACATTTCTAACATTTTATTCCGCATATTTTGATAAAGTTAAAGACTGTGGTTGTTTTGGCGATGCCTTAAAATTAACGCCATGGGAGAGTTTTACTAAAGATGTGGTGTTGCTAGTCTTTATTTTAATTTTATTAGTTGGCATCAAATACATTAAGCCGCTATTTGGAAGACCCGTTATAACAACCGCCATTGCTTTATTGAGCTTCTTGGCCTCTTTATCATTTGCTTATTATGTTTTAATGCATTTGCCAGCAATAGATTTCAGAGCCTATAAGGTTGGGGCTAATATTCAAGAAGGCATGACGGTTCCTGAAAATGCGGCAAAACCTGTTCAAGAATTTACTTGGACATTTAACGTAAATGGAGCCGAAGAAATATTTGTAACCGACGGAAGTTACCCATCTGTGGATGGCGAGTATGTTGGTGTAGAATCCAAAGTAATTGATCCAGGGTATGAGCCTCCTGTTGTCGATTTTTCAATAGAAACAGAAGATGAAGATCTTACAGAGTACTATTTAGAAAAAGACAAGCTCATCATGATTGTCATGTATAATTTGGCAACTGCCGAACCGGACGGTGTAGCTAAATTGAAAGCTTTTTCAGATAAAGCCCTTAAAAATGGTTATACAGTAATTGGTTTATCAGCATCTGGAGCGGCTGAAAAAGAGCAGTTTAAAGCGTCACATAAATTAAATTTCGATTTTTATTTATGTGATGAAAAAGCGTTAAAAACAGTTGTTCGAGCTAGCCCTGGTATTGTTAAATTAGAAAAAGGAACCGTTGTTCAAAAAGCACATTGGAATGATATTGAGAAAATAAAACTGTAA